A window of Castanea sativa cultivar Marrone di Chiusa Pesio chromosome 1, ASM4071231v1 contains these coding sequences:
- the LOC142608970 gene encoding casein kinase 1-like protein 1 isoform X1: MEHRVGNRFRLGRKIGSGSFGEIYLGTNIQTNEDVAIKLENVKTKHPQLLYESKLYRILQGGTGIPNVRWFGVEGDYNVLVMDLLGPSLEDLFNFCSRKLSLKTVLMLADQMINRVEFVHSKSFLHRDIKPDNFLMGLGRRANQVYVIDFGLAKKYRDSTTHQHIPYRENKNLTGTARYASMNTHLGIEQSRRDDLESLGYVLMYFLRGSLPWQGLKAGTKKQKYDKISEKKVSTSIEALCRGYPTEFASYFHYCRSLRFDDKPDYAYLKRIFRDLFIREGFQFDYVFDWTILKYQQSQLATPPARPLGPGVGTSSGMPPAIANADRQTGGEEGRPAGLTSMDSSRRRIAGPTINSGNYSRQRSPVVNDSTISNDTSTLQFTSNNILGRPSGSSRRAAVSSSRDAFVESESDPHHSRTTEASPGAARRISSGQRSSPVGSSDPRRASSGRNTTHTRNYENALKGIETLQLDK; the protein is encoded by the exons ATGGAGCATCGCGTTGGGAATAGGTTTCGGCTTGGCCGAAAGATCGGTAGCGGTTCGTTTGGAGAGATCTATCTCG GTACTAATATTCAGACTAACGAAGACGTTGCAATTAAGCTT GAAAATGTCAAGACAAAGCATCCTCAGTTGCTATATGAATCAAAGTTGTACAGAATCTTGCAGGGAGGAA CTGGAATTCCAAACGTGAGATGGTTTGGAGTGGAGGGAGACTATAATGTGTTGGTTATGGATTTGCTTGGACCTAGTCTTGAAGACCTTTTTAACTTCTGCAGTAGAAAGCTTTCTTTGAAGACAGTTCTTATGCTTGCAGATCAAATG ATCAATCGTGTCGAATTTGTTCATTCTAAATCATTTCTTCATCGAGATATCAAGCCAGACAATTTTCTTATGGGCTTGGGAAGGCGTGCAAATCAG GTCTACGTCATTGACTTTGGTCTGGCTAAGAAATACAGAGATAGTACAACCCATCAGCATATTCCTTACAG AGAAAACAAGAATTTGACTGGCACTGCAAGATATGCGAGCATGAACACTCATCTTGGTATAG AGCAAAGCCGGAGGGATGATTTAGAATCTCTTGGATATGTCCTTATGTATTTTCTCAGAGGAAG TCTTCCTTGGCAGGGACTGAAAGCAGGAACTAAGAAACAAAAGTATGACAAAATCAGTGAAAAGAAAGTTTCTACTTCAATTGAG GCCTTGTGTCGAGGTTATCCAACAGAATTTGCATCATACTTCCACTACTGTCGTTCACTACGATTTGATGATAAACCTGATTATGCTTATCTGAAAAGAATATTTCGTGACCTTTTTATACGTGAAG GCTTCCAGTTTGATTATGTGTTTGACTGGACCATTTTGAAGTATCAACAATCACAGCTGGCAACTCCTCCAGCTCGTCCTCTT GGTCCTGGTGTTGGAACTAGTTCTGGAATGCCCCCTGCTATTGCCAATGCTGATAGACAGACAG GTGGGGAAGAAGGGCGACCAGCTGGTTTGACTTCAATGGATTCTTCACGGCGGAGAATAGCCGGACCAACTATAAATTCTGGAAACTATTCAAGGCAGAGAAGTCCAGTTGTTAATGATTCTACAATTTCTAATGATACTTCG ACCTTGCAGTTCACAAGCAACAATATTTTGGGCCGGCCAAGTGGATCATCAAGGCGCGCTGCTGTTTCTAGCAGCCGTGATGCATTCGTTGAGAGTGAGTCAGATCCCCATCACTCACGTACTACTGAGGCAAGCCCTGGAGCAGCTCGCAGAATTTCAAGTGGCCAAAGAAGTTCACCAGTTGGATCTTCAGACCCGAGGCGTGCATCATCTGGGAGAAATACCACTCACACAAGAAACTATGAAAATGCCCTCAAGGGCATTGAGACCCTGCAGTTGGACAAATGA
- the LOC142608970 gene encoding casein kinase 1-like protein 1 isoform X2, whose product MEHRVGNRFRLGRKIGSGSFGEIYLGTNIQTNEDVAIKLENVKTKHPQLLYESKLYRILQGGTGIPNVRWFGVEGDYNVLVMDLLGPSLEDLFNFCSRKLSLKTVLMLADQMINRVEFVHSKSFLHRDIKPDNFLMGLGRRANQVYVIDFGLAKKYRDSTTHQHIPYRENKNLTGTARYASMNTHLGIEQSRRDDLESLGYVLMYFLRGSLPWQGLKAGTKKQKYDKISEKKVSTSIEALCRGYPTEFASYFHYCRSLRFDDKPDYAYLKRIFRDLFIREGFQFDYVFDWTILKYQQSQLATPPARPLGPGVGTSSGMPPAIANADRQTGGEEGRPAGLTSMDSSRRRIAGPTINSGNYSRQRSPVVNDSTISNDTSFTSNNILGRPSGSSRRAAVSSSRDAFVESESDPHHSRTTEASPGAARRISSGQRSSPVGSSDPRRASSGRNTTHTRNYENALKGIETLQLDK is encoded by the exons ATGGAGCATCGCGTTGGGAATAGGTTTCGGCTTGGCCGAAAGATCGGTAGCGGTTCGTTTGGAGAGATCTATCTCG GTACTAATATTCAGACTAACGAAGACGTTGCAATTAAGCTT GAAAATGTCAAGACAAAGCATCCTCAGTTGCTATATGAATCAAAGTTGTACAGAATCTTGCAGGGAGGAA CTGGAATTCCAAACGTGAGATGGTTTGGAGTGGAGGGAGACTATAATGTGTTGGTTATGGATTTGCTTGGACCTAGTCTTGAAGACCTTTTTAACTTCTGCAGTAGAAAGCTTTCTTTGAAGACAGTTCTTATGCTTGCAGATCAAATG ATCAATCGTGTCGAATTTGTTCATTCTAAATCATTTCTTCATCGAGATATCAAGCCAGACAATTTTCTTATGGGCTTGGGAAGGCGTGCAAATCAG GTCTACGTCATTGACTTTGGTCTGGCTAAGAAATACAGAGATAGTACAACCCATCAGCATATTCCTTACAG AGAAAACAAGAATTTGACTGGCACTGCAAGATATGCGAGCATGAACACTCATCTTGGTATAG AGCAAAGCCGGAGGGATGATTTAGAATCTCTTGGATATGTCCTTATGTATTTTCTCAGAGGAAG TCTTCCTTGGCAGGGACTGAAAGCAGGAACTAAGAAACAAAAGTATGACAAAATCAGTGAAAAGAAAGTTTCTACTTCAATTGAG GCCTTGTGTCGAGGTTATCCAACAGAATTTGCATCATACTTCCACTACTGTCGTTCACTACGATTTGATGATAAACCTGATTATGCTTATCTGAAAAGAATATTTCGTGACCTTTTTATACGTGAAG GCTTCCAGTTTGATTATGTGTTTGACTGGACCATTTTGAAGTATCAACAATCACAGCTGGCAACTCCTCCAGCTCGTCCTCTT GGTCCTGGTGTTGGAACTAGTTCTGGAATGCCCCCTGCTATTGCCAATGCTGATAGACAGACAG GTGGGGAAGAAGGGCGACCAGCTGGTTTGACTTCAATGGATTCTTCACGGCGGAGAATAGCCGGACCAACTATAAATTCTGGAAACTATTCAAGGCAGAGAAGTCCAGTTGTTAATGATTCTACAATTTCTAATGATACTTCG TTCACAAGCAACAATATTTTGGGCCGGCCAAGTGGATCATCAAGGCGCGCTGCTGTTTCTAGCAGCCGTGATGCATTCGTTGAGAGTGAGTCAGATCCCCATCACTCACGTACTACTGAGGCAAGCCCTGGAGCAGCTCGCAGAATTTCAAGTGGCCAAAGAAGTTCACCAGTTGGATCTTCAGACCCGAGGCGTGCATCATCTGGGAGAAATACCACTCACACAAGAAACTATGAAAATGCCCTCAAGGGCATTGAGACCCTGCAGTTGGACAAATGA